In Coriobacteriia bacterium, the genomic window GAGCGTAGTCAAGTGAACTCCGCCGAGATCCGCGAGAGCTTCCTGTCCTTCTTCGAGAGCAAGGGCTGTCGCAGGCAGCCGTCGTCCTCGCTGATTCCCGACGATCCGTCACTGCTGCTGACGAGCGCCGGAATGGTGCAGTTCAAGCCGGTGTTCCTCGGCGCCAAGAATCTCGGGTTCACGCGCGCAACAACCGTGCAGAAGTGCGTGCGGCTCACCGACATCGACATCATCGGGACGACGGGTCGCCATCACAGCTTCTTCGAGATGCTCGGCAACTTCAGCTTTGGCGACTACTTCAAGTCCGAGGCGTGCGCGTGGGCTTGGGAGTACTCCACCGAGGTGCTGGGTCTGGATCCGGAGCGCATCTGGATCACCATCTACGAAGACGACGACGAGGCCGAGGCGATCTGGGTCAACGAGGTCGGCATCCGTCCCGAACGCATCGTGCGAATGGGCGCCAAGGACAACTTCTGGTCCGCTGGCCCCACCGGTCCGTGCGGCCCGTGCTCCGAGCTCTACTACGACCAGGGTCCGGAGCTTGGCTGCGACGATCCCAACTGCGCGGTGGGCTGCGACTGCGATCGCTACCTCGAGTACTGGAACCTCGTCTTCATGCAGTGCGACCGCGCCGAGGACGGTACCCTCACGCCGCTCCCCAAGCAAAACATCGATACCGGCATGGGCCTCGAACGCATCGCCGCGATCCTGCAGGGTGTGCCCTCGAACTTCGAGACCGACATCCTGCGCGACCTGATGGCTCTGGCTGAGGAGATTACCGGCGCCGACTACGGCGTCAACGAGAAGATCTCGACGTCGGTGCGCATCATCGCCGATCACGCGCGCGCCATCACGTTCCTGATCGCCGACGGCGTTATCCCGAGCAACGAGGGTCGCGGCTACGTGCTGCGCCGCCTGCTGCGCCGAGCAGTACGCCACGGCCGCATCCTCGGCGTCGAGGATCCGTTCCTTGTGCGCCTCGTCGAGCGCACGATCGAGCTCATGGGCGACGCCTATCCCGAGATCGTCGAGCACCGCGAACTTATCGAGCAGATCGTCTCCAGCGAAGAGGAGCGCTTCGGCACCACGCTTCGCCAGGGTCTGACGTTCCTCGAGGACGAGCTTGCGATGCTCGCGCCGGGAGCCGTGCTCGACGGCGGCATCGCCTTCATGCTGCACGACACGTACGGCTTCCCCTTCGAGTTGACCGCCGAGATCGCCGCCGAGAACAACGTCGAGGTCGACGTCGATGCGTTTACTGCCGAGATGGAGGCGCAGCGCGAGCGTGCCCGCGCTGCTGTCAAGGACGACTCGTGGAACACGTTCGGCGGCGCGATCGCCGAGCTCGCCAAAGAGTCGGGCGCGACCGTTTTCCTGGGCTACGAGCACAACGAGGCCGACGGCACGGTACTCGCCATCCTTCGCGAAGGAGTGCGCGTGGAGAGCCTCGCTACCGGCGACGCGGCGGAGATCGTGTTGGACAAGTCCGCCTTCTACGGCGAGCAGGGCGGTCAGGTCGGCGACACCGGTGTTGTTGATGGGCCGACAGGGCGCTTCGTCGTTGAAACCACGCGCGTATCGCAAGGCGTCATCTCGCACGTGGGCAAGCTCGAAGACGGCTCGCTCCGTGTGGGCGAGGCGGTCCATGGAGCCATCGATGTCATGCGCCGAGAGCGCATCCGCCGCAACCACACATCAACACACCTCCTTCACTGGGCGCTTCGCCTCGTGCTCGGGGAGCATGCCAAGCAGGCAGGATCGTACGTAGCGCCGGATCGCTTGCGCTTCGACTTCACCCACTTCGAGGCGATGAGCGCGGCTCAGCTCGAGCGTGTCGAACGTCTCGTGAACGCGAAGATCTTCGAGAACCATCCCGTGCGCGCCTACGAGACCGCGATCGCCTCGGCGCGTGAGGCCGGCGTCACGGCTCTGTTCGGCGAGAAGTACGGCGATTTCGTCCGCGTGCTCGAGATCGGCAACTTCTCCAAGGAGCTGTGCGGAGGCACGCACGCGAGCCATACGAGCGAGATCGGCCTGCTCAAGATCATGGGGGAGAGCAGCGTGGGCGCGAACCTACGCCGCATCGAGGCTGTGACCTCGTTCGATGCCTACGAGTACATCATGCGCGAGGAGGCCGAGCTGCTCCAGACCGCCGCGATCTTCAAGGTGCCGCGCTTCGATGTCAACGAGCGCGCCGCTGCTGCCGCAAAACGTCTCAAGGATCTTGAGGCCGGCGCCAACCGCATGGTGGATGTCGTCGCCGATGATGAGATCAACCGAATGCTGGGCGACACGGTCGACGCTGGCTACAAGCTCATCGTCACGCGCGCGCCGGACGCGCGCCCAGGGACCATGCGCTCCTTGTGGGACGTTCTGCACGGTCAAGGCGC contains:
- the alaS gene encoding alanine--tRNA ligase; the protein is MNSAEIRESFLSFFESKGCRRQPSSSLIPDDPSLLLTSAGMVQFKPVFLGAKNLGFTRATTVQKCVRLTDIDIIGTTGRHHSFFEMLGNFSFGDYFKSEACAWAWEYSTEVLGLDPERIWITIYEDDDEAEAIWVNEVGIRPERIVRMGAKDNFWSAGPTGPCGPCSELYYDQGPELGCDDPNCAVGCDCDRYLEYWNLVFMQCDRAEDGTLTPLPKQNIDTGMGLERIAAILQGVPSNFETDILRDLMALAEEITGADYGVNEKISTSVRIIADHARAITFLIADGVIPSNEGRGYVLRRLLRRAVRHGRILGVEDPFLVRLVERTIELMGDAYPEIVEHRELIEQIVSSEEERFGTTLRQGLTFLEDELAMLAPGAVLDGGIAFMLHDTYGFPFELTAEIAAENNVEVDVDAFTAEMEAQRERARAAVKDDSWNTFGGAIAELAKESGATVFLGYEHNEADGTVLAILREGVRVESLATGDAAEIVLDKSAFYGEQGGQVGDTGVVDGPTGRFVVETTRVSQGVISHVGKLEDGSLRVGEAVHGAIDVMRRERIRRNHTSTHLLHWALRLVLGEHAKQAGSYVAPDRLRFDFTHFEAMSAAQLERVERLVNAKIFENHPVRAYETAIASAREAGVTALFGEKYGDFVRVLEIGNFSKELCGGTHASHTSEIGLLKIMGESSVGANLRRIEAVTSFDAYEYIMREEAELLQTAAIFKVPRFDVNERAAAAAKRLKDLEAGANRMVDVVADDEINRMLGDTVDAGYKLIVTRAPDARPGTMRSLWDVLHGQGADAAVLVSVDMETGKPIFLAAGADNAVAAGFNAGGAVREIAAVLGGRGGGKPNMAQGGGEDASRIDDALGAARRALGVG